In the Salvia splendens isolate huo1 chromosome 16, SspV2, whole genome shotgun sequence genome, AAATGTAGTATAACGACTTGAATTAgttgattatttatttttatcctcAATTTGCAGAAGCGCGTTGGATTTTCGCTTGTGGAGGAAGGAGAAATCCATCTTGTGGCTTCGTAGTCTAAGATTATAATATGAGTAATTGTTCATAAGTAGTAGGAGTAAATATTTTATCTCCTAATTATCAGCAGCGCATGTATTTATGCCAATTTTTGGTATGTATATGAAGAAATTGGAGATGTTATGATATTGAGGATGATTAATTTGCCTCTATATTAATCTCACTACTTATACATGCATGTACATGTTTGTCGATTTCCGATTTATTTATTGTTCCGTGAATGAttacattttctaatttttagtCAAACTTTATGCCATATAACCTACATTTATTccgatcttatttatttattattagacTTTTTTTCCATTATAAATTCTTCTCTTAGGCATCTAAACTTTTTATTGGTCAACCGGCATAGCAACACATTCTTAATTAGTTAATTGGTTAGAGAAATAATAGTCAATTCTTTAAAAATTTGAGTCAATTGGGATAATAAATCCAAAAATTATTGTATGTTACCAAAAGCCTCTAAAGATGTAATCACAATCATCCAACCACCAAAAAAGGCTGCAAACAGAGTGttaatctaattttattttctatagaTGAATGGTTAGCAATGTAATTAGGAGGACCATTGATCTGGCACTGTAAGAAAGTATTCTGTCATTGCTTTCCTAAACCTTTTCTTGTACTGTTTGGGTGAAATAATAGTTGGTGAAGCGTTCTTTGGTCCACCAAGAATACCAGATGCCTTCACCCATGTCTCCAAGTGCTTATCCCATGTATACTGCCTCATGTAGTCGATGATCCCCAGCACGAGCTCCTTCCGCTCCTCGTCCACCCCCACCACCAACGAGTAGTCCATCACGTCCACCCACTGCAAAACACAACATCACGCGTATTACAATTGGACCCGTAAACTCCTTCAAAAGCCCCTTATAAAGGGACTGAAGAAATCCACATCGACATGAGCCTACTCTGATACCTTATAAGAGTTGGCGCAATTCTAATAATGCGTTACCAATCTAGAGAACTTTTTGATGGCTTACCGCTAGAAATGAGGTGTCGTTCCACACCGCTCTCTCCAGCTTCCTCTTGGCTTTGCTTCCGAGAAATATGGGATCCGTACGCAAGTTTTCCACTAGATTCATGTCTAACAGTACTCTGTTTGCTCCCGTCGTGTCTGGATTGTATCGGGATCGTGCTGAGCCCTTCAGGTCATAAATCTTCGTGATACTTCTTTTGAAGAAGAGATTCTCCATCACCATCAAATCCATCTTCGTCTCCTTGCCACCTCTTGAGGGTTTCGCTGCAACCTGTTTTTACCAAGTAAGCATACAGTTATGACTGCCACGTCATACTAACGACAAGAGCAAGATCGGAGGTATGAATGTACCTGGTAAATGCCAAGTACTTTGGAAAGACAAGTCGGACTTCCAGAGCTAAGAGCATCTGTCAGATACTTGAAATACTCGGAGGAGAACTCGTTGAATGATTCCAACTCGGTCTTTGTCACCTGTTTGATTATGAAACGTTCATCAAATGATTTGGCAAAGTAGACATTGCTCTTCCCTCCTTGCGCGCTCCATCTCCTGCAGCGGCTCAAGGACCGCACAAAGTCCAATTCATCGGGGCAGCATCTCTTCCTAAGAGCATCAAACTGCTTTGCAAAGTAACAAGTAACATAAAACTTCATCTTTGTCGTTGAAGACCCATCCTCAAAAGAAATTCTGCAGTGAGGCGAACTTTTGGGATCTGCAGAGAGAAATGCATCTTCGGAGCAGTAGTTGCTATATTGCATGTAATCCAGGTCGAGGGAACCAAAAGACGGGCATGTGGAAAGGTCGGCAGCTGTCGGGTTCAAGACGTTGAATAGGCTACCAGCATTCACTTCTCTTGCATTCCCATTCGGTTTATCAGCAATCCAATCAGCATACTCTTTGGAGGTAAGGGCATATGAGATTATGCTCGTGGGCTCGTTGTCATAAACAGTGATGAAAACATCACGTTGACCATTTTGTTGAACCAATAGTCTTGCTCCTTCAGGCAGAATAGAGAGAAACGGAATGAAAGAGGGCGAGACACGTGCTGAAATTTTCAACTTCTCAGCTTCACTTGGTGATACGTGAGAGTATGTTCTCTGTATACTCGAAACGGGGTCCCTGACCATGTACTTGAAATCCCCAGAAGCATGAAATGACCGAAGTGTCAACAAATGCAAATGAGGCGGCAACTCTTCACTCATTCTCTCTTCTAGCCTCTGAACAGAATCGAAGGAGTAGACTCTCTTCCGCGATAACAATCTTCTGAAAGTAGGGTTGTCTCTCTGATTCATTTGTTTGGCTGCTGACGTAGTTTCGGATACATCACTATTTAGGTTGTCAAGCAAGCAAGCTCCCATAAGTGCCTGATCAGCACCACACCAGGCAGAATCTATTTTATCCGAGAGGAAAGATTTCTCTATTGTTGGGTGCTCCACCCTAGTTTCTTCATGACGACGGTCAAGGCTGCAAGGGTTCGTATATGTTTCAGAATCTGTTCGTGTGATGCGAGCTTCGACATCATAGGGAACCTTCAGACTAGAACTTTTCCTGAGGAGGGAGTCGAGCAAATACAAGCGCCGATCCCAAACATCTGAATTGACTGAAAGGGAATGTCTCAAGCGGTTAATCTCAAGAATGTCAACTTCTGCTTGATTGTGTCCTTGAATCTCATTGCTAGGTAGTTGTAGCAAATCCTGAAAAAAGCACATcagttaaaattaaaatttaaatttactaAGTTATGAGAAATTTAATGCATTGCACAATAAGTACTCACTTGGTAATAGCTCTGTTCTTTAGCAACCATGTCGCTTAGCTCCAAGATCCGTCCATGCAGGTCACTTGCTTCGGAGAATTCATGTATAGAAGATAAGCTTCGGAGATTGATGTCCTGAAGTAGAGCTGATATCTCGGTATATAGGGCTTCTGCTTTGCTCAGAAGCTAATATGAGGAAAAAGGTATAGTTAGAATAATTGTATTATCATTATAACCAATCTTTTCAAAGAAATGAGATGAACAGGTTTTAAAGTTTTCACGAACCTCTGATGCTTCTTGTCTTAGCCAGCTTTGTTCTCCGGGCCTGCAGAATTCAAGAATCGGAGGGGGCAAACAAACAGAAAGGATGCTAATCGGAGAATACTGAAAGGAGGCAACCATACTTCCAAACCTGTCGAATCAGAATACCAATAACAATAACATCATTGTTTGTGCCATTAAAGACAGTAATACAATATAGAAATGGAATCCAATTAAAATGTCACATACCCGTAAAATCTGAGGCAGTCCCTTTGCATGGAATGACCGCAGTTTGCAACCCGGTTCCCTGTGGCATATTGTAGAAAACTAAGTTCAAGAAATTTCCCGAAAGAAAGTCCCCACGTGGCATCTGACATAACGACTCTTCGTGTGGCAGGTGGAACTCCTTCTACATGTGCACATCTGAGGCATCTGTGCCACATCCAAATCTTGTCATCTTGTTCCCTGGGAAGCCTAACAGTAGAGAGACGTTGCACATTGATCATCAGGTTACCGTGCTGGTGAGTATAACGTATGGCATGGGCTTCAGCTGATTTCTTGCATGAATGGCAACGAGATGACTGGAAACACTAGAATGTAATGAAATTATAAGCTAATTCGAGAACAATGAACAACAAAAGAAGTATACTAgaaagggaaaaagaaaaaaaaagtacctCATCAAGCAAGTCCTCCCTAAGATATCTCCCTAGTGGTTTATCAGAAGGGCCATAAAACTTCACACGAAGAAGCCGTGAACGTTCACATACAGAGCCATTCAGGATACAGTTACTGGAGAAAGAAACTAATATGCTCTGACTATTGTCAATGTCATTAGCTGAATGATTTTCAATAGAGGCTTCAGCATCATTGGTCATCTTGACTTGACTTGGTGATTCAAGTGGGGATAAACCTGCATGTTTACAAGTAGGCCTCGTGTTGTCGAGGGCTCCATCCAAAGCCAAGTTCTCATCACATGCATCCAGTAGTGCTTTTCTGTATATAATCTCATTGTTGGGAAAGAGATCGTCAGATTCAACCACGCCAAGCACAGACATGGACTCTTGTAATCCATGCTCCAAATTGAGATCTTCTGATCCAATGCGCGGAAGGGCGCCAATTTCTTCTTTGTAGCTGGTGGTTACTACAGAGTAGGGGGCTGGGATTTCCTTATCAGGAGTCATTTTCTTCGGATTAAAATGTGAGAATTTAGGAAAGCTTGCACCCTCATCAGCAAGAAATGAAGTCTCTAGTGAGAGATGATATGCTGCAAAGATGGCATACTGGACCACATTTTTCACCTTCTTGAGTTCCTCAAGAGATGAACCCTTCAGTACAACCTAAAAAATATGGCAGATTCCATTCATCAAACTACTCCAAGATTTCAAAGTTGTTTTTCGTTTAATAATGAAGCAATCATAACTATCTTCCCTAATAGTTAAGTAGAATATGTGCATGCTTTGCTCTTACAACCACATGATGCatctaaaaaacaaaacaaaaaaaactgaCAACCCATGTGAATTGAGTGAATATATTACCGTGCAACCTAATCGCCTGGGACAACCTTCGAAAAACATCAAAGTTTTTGATGGTTTTTTGTTAAACTGATTGACCAATTCATGATGTTCTGTGATTTTCTCCAAATGGAAGAGCTCACAGTGCCCCAGCCTTGTTTTGGGTAAATGATCAATGGATGGAGTTACAAGAGCACCAGTGCATCTTGCAATCTGCTCAAGTAGCGGCCGCTTAACATTTATAACTAACGAGATCTCTTTTTCTAACAGCTGCTCTTGAGCAAATGAAGACACACTTTTCTCAACAAGAAGAACATTAGGACGGAGGGCCTCAATTTTTGAAATAATCATCTTCAGATGGTCCCTTTCCTGAATCagattcaaatcaaaattttagCCAATGCTTTTATattgaaagaaaatgaaatggagACCCTAATCTGGGATATACCTGTTGCAGTAATGTATCGAAAGAGTCCAGCTGATTGGGAACTCTTTGATACTCGAGTGCTCCTCCTAAGAGTAGTATTCTGGTGTTTATGTATTGAGACATCATACGTTTATGTTTTATATTCTTCGTGCAAACTATTCCTTTGATAAGTTTGCTGCAGTTATTGAAAAGAAACAAAACTTTAGTCCTTTGCATATGACACAAGTTGAGACATAATTGTCTTATAGCTGAAAATTGAGGATGTTCTAACAGTAAAAGGCAGTGTTGTAATTGCAACGTTTTTAAAAGTCATGTTCTAATGGAAAATTCAGGTTAGGTTGCACTTTCTTGCAAATATCAACTCATACCTAATAACAAAGAATATTTACCTTTCACTGGGACTTCCTGAAGCTACACATTTGACCTTTACATAGTCACAGGGATCCATGCTACCTCCTCCATTAGTATCAGGTTTTATATAGTACGCCGTCTTCCACGCAATTGCTGCTACTATGTTTAGCCATTTCTCGGTCGAGATTATTCCCGGCCCTTGCAAAAGCTGTGATACAAGAGCTCTGAAATGCCCCTGCACAGCGACTCTCAAGGGCTCCTTGGAATCCAGATGAAGCTTCTCCTTTGCTAACAACGTGCTCTCAAGACTGCTATTAGAGGAAAACATAGCACCAGAGGAGGTTCCAgcttcatcatcttcatcatcatgtGTACACAAACTATTTTCCTCCTCATCGGCATCATCATCAGGAGGAGGAGGAATCCAAATGAGACCATTAGTTTCAACATTGCTCGAATCCCAAACTCTTTCAGCAGACTTTTCTAAAATAGCCTGCTCTGGGTCGAAGGAGCTATCATCTCGAGAACTTGAGTCCACCTCAAGCTCTTGCTTTACACAGTGTCCGACTCTATTGGAATTAATACTGATCCTAGAGGGACTATCTGATGGACTTGAACCAAGAGACATGAAACTACAAAATTCATGTCTAGGTCGAGGACAGACAGAATCTATGTCAGAAATGTCGTTAAGGTATTCACTTGAAGCGTTGAAAAAGTGCCCCGCGGAAACTTCTCCAGCATCTTCATCACTCCTGAAAAAAACACGATTCATAAATTTTAAACTCCAAAAGCAAATTAAGCATAATTTCTGATTTAGAAAAGTCTCTAGTTACAATTATTAAAGTTCTATGGAGCAATAAGAGTATGTTAACATATAAAAGACAAACTTTAATAGATTCTCGTAAGGTAGGATTGCAAA is a window encoding:
- the LOC121772529 gene encoding putative 1-phosphatidylinositol-3-phosphate 5-kinase FAB1C isoform X2, translated to MATHSSTLVNLIAKIRSWMSWGDSQSKTTENNCNGFCHCGASALNSRIKYRCLSCGRWWCGKCVQGIASLDVAAPSRSNENTEAIFDIKTCKLCFELGPIGKSTQRCSSKVYPFASPGQSLEPSSPTFSGEKFDGHFPHSVDGITDESYSYQSSPVSFHHSSSRSDEDAGEVSAGHFFNASSEYLNDISDIDSVCPRPRHEFCSFMSLGSSPSDSPSRISINSNRVGHCVKQELEVDSSSRDDSSFDPEQAILEKSAERVWDSSNVETNGLIWIPPPPDDDADEEENSLCTHDDEDDEAGTSSGAMFSSNSSLESTLLAKEKLHLDSKEPLRVAVQGHFRALVSQLLQGPGIISTEKWLNIVAAIAWKTAYYIKPDTNGGGSMDPCDYVKVKCVASGSPSESKLIKGIVCTKNIKHKRMMSQYINTRILLLGGALEYQRVPNQLDSFDTLLQQERDHLKMIISKIEALRPNVLLVEKSVSSFAQEQLLEKEISLVINVKRPLLEQIARCTGALVTPSIDHLPKTRLGHCELFHLEKITEHHELVNQFNKKPSKTLMFFEGCPRRLGCTVVLKGSSLEELKKVKNVVQYAIFAAYHLSLETSFLADEGASFPKFSHFNPKKMTPDKEIPAPYSVVTTSYKEEIGALPRIGSEDLNLEHGLQESMSVLGVVESDDLFPNNEIIYRKALLDACDENLALDGALDNTRPTCKHAGLSPLESPSQVKMTNDAEASIENHSANDIDNSQSILVSFSSNCILNGSVCERSRLLRVKFYGPSDKPLGRYLREDLLDESSRCHSCKKSAEAHAIRYTHQHGNLMINVQRLSTVRLPREQDDKIWMWHRCLRCAHVEGVPPATRRVVMSDATWGLSFGKFLELSFLQYATGNRVANCGHSMQRDCLRFYGFGSMVASFQYSPISILSVCLPPPILEFCRPGEQSWLRQEASELLSKAEALYTEISALLQDINLRSLSSIHEFSEASDLHGRILELSDMVAKEQSYYQDLLQLPSNEIQGHNQAEVDILEINRLRHSLSVNSDVWDRRLYLLDSLLRKSSSLKVPYDVEARITRTDSETYTNPCSLDRRHEETRVEHPTIEKSFLSDKIDSAWCGADQALMGACLLDNLNSDVSETTSAAKQMNQRDNPTFRRLLSRKRVYSFDSVQRLEERMSEELPPHLHLLTLRSFHASGDFKYMVRDPVSSIQRTYSHVSPSEAEKLKISARVSPSFIPFLSILPEGARLLVQQNGQRDVFITVYDNEPTSIISYALTSKEYADWIADKPNGNAREVNAGSLFNVLNPTAADLSTCPSFGSLDLDYMQYSNYCSEDAFLSADPKSSPHCRISFEDGSSTTKMKFYVTCYFAKQFDALRKRCCPDELDFVRSLSRCRRWSAQGGKSNVYFAKSFDERFIIKQVTKTELESFNEFSSEYFKYLTDALSSGSPTCLSKVLGIYQVAAKPSRGGKETKMDLMVMENLFFKRSITKIYDLKGSARSRYNPDTTGANRVLLDMNLVENLRTDPIFLGSKAKRKLERAVWNDTSFLAWVDVMDYSLVVGVDEERKELVLGIIDYMRQYTWDKHLETWVKASGILGGPKNASPTIISPKQYKKRFRKAMTEYFLTVPDQWSS
- the LOC121772529 gene encoding putative 1-phosphatidylinositol-3-phosphate 5-kinase FAB1C isoform X1, yielding MATHSSTLVNLIAKIRSWMSWGDSQSKTTENNCNGFCHCGASALNSRIKYRCLSCGRWWCGKCVQGIASLDVAAPSRSNENTEAIFDIKTCKLCFELGPIGKSTQRCSSKVYPFASPGQSLEPSSPTFSGEKFDGHFPHSVDGITDESYSYQSSPVSFHHSSSRSDEDAGEVSAGHFFNASSEYLNDISDIDSVCPRPRHEFCSFMSLGSSPSDSPSRISINSNRVGHCVKQELEVDSSSRDDSSFDPEQAILEKSAERVWDSSNVETNGLIWIPPPPDDDADEEENSLCTHDDEDDEAGTSSGAMFSSNSSLESTLLAKEKLHLDSKEPLRVAVQGHFRALVSQLLQGPGIISTEKWLNIVAAIAWKTAYYIKPDTNGGGSMDPCDYVKVKCVASGSPSESKLIKGIVCTKNIKHKRMMSQYINTRILLLGGALEYQRVPNQLDSFDTLLQQERDHLKMIISKIEALRPNVLLVEKSVSSFAQEQLLEKEISLVINVKRPLLEQIARCTGALVTPSIDHLPKTRLGHCELFHLEKITEHHELVNQFNKKPSKTLMFFEGCPRRLGCTVVLKGSSLEELKKVKNVVQYAIFAAYHLSLETSFLADEGASFPKFSHFNPKKMTPDKEIPAPYSVVTTSYKEEIGALPRIGSEDLNLEHGLQESMSVLGVVESDDLFPNNEIIYRKALLDACDENLALDGALDNTRPTCKHAGLSPLESPSQVKMTNDAEASIENHSANDIDNSQSILVSFSSNCILNGSVCERSRLLRVKFYGPSDKPLGRYLREDLLDECFQSSRCHSCKKSAEAHAIRYTHQHGNLMINVQRLSTVRLPREQDDKIWMWHRCLRCAHVEGVPPATRRVVMSDATWGLSFGKFLELSFLQYATGNRVANCGHSMQRDCLRFYGFGSMVASFQYSPISILSVCLPPPILEFCRPGEQSWLRQEASELLSKAEALYTEISALLQDINLRSLSSIHEFSEASDLHGRILELSDMVAKEQSYYQDLLQLPSNEIQGHNQAEVDILEINRLRHSLSVNSDVWDRRLYLLDSLLRKSSSLKVPYDVEARITRTDSETYTNPCSLDRRHEETRVEHPTIEKSFLSDKIDSAWCGADQALMGACLLDNLNSDVSETTSAAKQMNQRDNPTFRRLLSRKRVYSFDSVQRLEERMSEELPPHLHLLTLRSFHASGDFKYMVRDPVSSIQRTYSHVSPSEAEKLKISARVSPSFIPFLSILPEGARLLVQQNGQRDVFITVYDNEPTSIISYALTSKEYADWIADKPNGNAREVNAGSLFNVLNPTAADLSTCPSFGSLDLDYMQYSNYCSEDAFLSADPKSSPHCRISFEDGSSTTKMKFYVTCYFAKQFDALRKRCCPDELDFVRSLSRCRRWSAQGGKSNVYFAKSFDERFIIKQVTKTELESFNEFSSEYFKYLTDALSSGSPTCLSKVLGIYQVAAKPSRGGKETKMDLMVMENLFFKRSITKIYDLKGSARSRYNPDTTGANRVLLDMNLVENLRTDPIFLGSKAKRKLERAVWNDTSFLAWVDVMDYSLVVGVDEERKELVLGIIDYMRQYTWDKHLETWVKASGILGGPKNASPTIISPKQYKKRFRKAMTEYFLTVPDQWSS